One genomic segment of Brassica napus cultivar Da-Ae chromosome A3, Da-Ae, whole genome shotgun sequence includes these proteins:
- the LOC106431919 gene encoding protein TIFY 9 isoform X4 → MSRVTTELDFFGLEKKQTNNVPKPKFKKFLDRRRSFRDIQGAISKIHPEIIKSLLASGANHADSSTISPSVPSTPKADHPQIPISPVQAPLTMQTEHSSGTVPMTIFYNGTVSVYQVSPNQADDILKVVMETAPKKDKSIVKDHLIFPSRGQGHCKGFLRSARRD, encoded by the exons ATGTCTAGAGTTACCACAGAGCTAGACTTCTTCGGTCTTGAGAAGAAGCAGACCAACAACGTTCCAAAGCCTAAGTTCAAGAAATTTCTCGACCGTCGTCGCAGTTTCCGAG aTATTCAAGGTGCGATTTCTAAGATCCATCCGGAGATTATCAAATCGTTGTTAGCTTCTGGTGCTAACCATGCAGATTCATCGACTATATCTCCTTCGGTTCCGTCTACTCCAAAGGCAGATCATCCTCAGATCCCTATTTCTCCGGTCCAAGCGCCTCTCACCAT GCAAACGGAACATAGCTCTGGAACTGTTCCTATGACAATCTTCTACAATGGAACCGTCTCCGTTTACCAAGTGTCTCCTAACCAGGCTGATGATATTCTGAAGGTTGTCATGGAAACAGCACCAAAGAAAGACAAATCGATTGTGAAAGATCATTTG ATCTTCCCATCCAGAGGACAAGGTCACTGCAAAGGTTTCTTGAGAAGCGCAAGGAGAG ATTAG
- the LOC106431919 gene encoding protein TIFY 9 isoform X3: MSRVTTELDFFGLEKKQTNNVPKPKFKKFLDRRRSFRDIQGAISKIHPEIIKSLLASGANHADSSTISPSVPSTPKADHPQIPISPVQAPLTMQTEHSSGTVPMTIFYNGTVSVYQVSPNQADDILKVVMETAPKKDKSIVKDHLIFPSRGQGHCKGFLRSARRGNCSPTIQGLVSISPYFPTSG; the protein is encoded by the exons ATGTCTAGAGTTACCACAGAGCTAGACTTCTTCGGTCTTGAGAAGAAGCAGACCAACAACGTTCCAAAGCCTAAGTTCAAGAAATTTCTCGACCGTCGTCGCAGTTTCCGAG aTATTCAAGGTGCGATTTCTAAGATCCATCCGGAGATTATCAAATCGTTGTTAGCTTCTGGTGCTAACCATGCAGATTCATCGACTATATCTCCTTCGGTTCCGTCTACTCCAAAGGCAGATCATCCTCAGATCCCTATTTCTCCGGTCCAAGCGCCTCTCACCAT GCAAACGGAACATAGCTCTGGAACTGTTCCTATGACAATCTTCTACAATGGAACCGTCTCCGTTTACCAAGTGTCTCCTAACCAGGCTGATGATATTCTGAAGGTTGTCATGGAAACAGCACCAAAGAAAGACAAATCGATTGTGAAAGATCATTTG ATCTTCCCATCCAGAGGACAAGGTCACTGCAAAGGTTTCTTGAGAAGCGCAAGGAGAGGTAATTGTTCTCCTACCATCCAAGG ATTAGTATCAATATCTCCTTACTTCCCCACATCAGGCTAA
- the LOC125593379 gene encoding NAC domain-containing protein 83-like codes for MDKTNLAKNGVLRLPPGFRFHPTDEELVVQYLKRKVFSSPLPASIIPDVDVCKADPWHLPGNLEKERYFFSTREAKYPNGNRSNRATESGYWKATGIDKRVVTSRGNQIVGLKKTLVFYKGKPPHGSRTDWIMHEYRLSSSPPSSIGPTQNWVLCRIFLKKRAGDKNEDEGDNRNLRYNNDQLETITTNQTEDKTKPIFFDFMRKERTTDLNLLPSSPSSGHASSGVTTEIFSSDEETSSCNSLRRNL; via the exons ATGGATAAGACCAATCTCGCTAAGAATGGTGTTTTGAGACTGCCACCTGGTTTCAGGTTTCATCCCACTGACGAAGAACTTGTGGTTCAGTATCTCAAGAGAAAAGTCTTTTCTTCCCCATTACCAGCTTCCATCATTCCTGATGTCGATGTTTGCAAAGCTGATCCTTGGCACTTACCTG GAAACTTAGAAAAGGAGAGGTACTTCTTTAGCACAAGGGAAGCCAAGTACCCAAATGGGAACCGGTCCAATAGGGCAACTGAGTCCGGTTATTGGAAAGCTACTGGTATTGATAAACGGGTTGTGACCTCTAGAGGAAACCAAATCGTTGGTTTAAAGAAAACTCTGGTCTTCTACAAAGGCAAACCACCTCATGGCTCAAGAACCGATTGGATCATGCACGAATATCGGCTCTCTTCCTCTCCTCCG AGTTCTATAGGCCCCACTCAGAACTGGGTTCTTTGTCGTATTTTCCTTAAGAAGAGAGCCGGTGACAAGAACGAAGACGAGGGAGATAACCGGAATCTTAGATATAATAATGACCAACTTGAAACAATTACGACAAACCAAACCGAAGATAAAACCAAACCAATCTTCTTCGACTTCATGAGAAAAGAAAGGACTACGGATTTGAACCTTTTGCCGAGCTCTCCTTCTTCCGGTCACGCTTCAAGTGGAGTCACGACGGAGATCTTCTCTTCTGATGAAGAGACCAGTAGTTGCAATAGTTTAAGAAGAAAtctttaa
- the LOC106431919 gene encoding protein TIFY 9 isoform X2: protein MSRVTTELDFFGLEKKQTNNVPKPKFKKFLDRRRSFRDIQGAISKIHPEIIKSLLASGANHADSSTISPSVPSTPKADHPQIPISPVQAPLTMQTEHSSGTVPMTIFYNGTVSVYQVSPNQADDILKVVMETAPKKDKSIVKDHLIFPSRGQGHCKGFLRSARRGNCSPTIQGSNSNPQKITLKIFS, encoded by the exons ATGTCTAGAGTTACCACAGAGCTAGACTTCTTCGGTCTTGAGAAGAAGCAGACCAACAACGTTCCAAAGCCTAAGTTCAAGAAATTTCTCGACCGTCGTCGCAGTTTCCGAG aTATTCAAGGTGCGATTTCTAAGATCCATCCGGAGATTATCAAATCGTTGTTAGCTTCTGGTGCTAACCATGCAGATTCATCGACTATATCTCCTTCGGTTCCGTCTACTCCAAAGGCAGATCATCCTCAGATCCCTATTTCTCCGGTCCAAGCGCCTCTCACCAT GCAAACGGAACATAGCTCTGGAACTGTTCCTATGACAATCTTCTACAATGGAACCGTCTCCGTTTACCAAGTGTCTCCTAACCAGGCTGATGATATTCTGAAGGTTGTCATGGAAACAGCACCAAAGAAAGACAAATCGATTGTGAAAGATCATTTG ATCTTCCCATCCAGAGGACAAGGTCACTGCAAAGGTTTCTTGAGAAGCGCAAGGAGAGGTAATTGTTCTCCTACCATCCAAGGGTCTAACTCTAACCCccaaaaaataacattaaagatTTTTTCCTAA
- the LOC106431919 gene encoding protein TIFY 9 isoform X1 translates to MSRVTTELDFFGLEKKQTNNVPKPKFKKFLDRRRSFRDIQGAISKIHPEIIKSLLASGANHADSSTISPSVPSTPKADHPQIPISPVQAPLTMQTEHSSGTVPMTIFYNGTVSVYQVSPNQADDILKVVMETAPKKDKSIVKDHLVIPPTTLRTKLFGKNLEGDLPIQRTRSLQRFLEKRKERLVSISPYFPTSG, encoded by the exons ATGTCTAGAGTTACCACAGAGCTAGACTTCTTCGGTCTTGAGAAGAAGCAGACCAACAACGTTCCAAAGCCTAAGTTCAAGAAATTTCTCGACCGTCGTCGCAGTTTCCGAG aTATTCAAGGTGCGATTTCTAAGATCCATCCGGAGATTATCAAATCGTTGTTAGCTTCTGGTGCTAACCATGCAGATTCATCGACTATATCTCCTTCGGTTCCGTCTACTCCAAAGGCAGATCATCCTCAGATCCCTATTTCTCCGGTCCAAGCGCCTCTCACCAT GCAAACGGAACATAGCTCTGGAACTGTTCCTATGACAATCTTCTACAATGGAACCGTCTCCGTTTACCAAGTGTCTCCTAACCAGGCTGATGATATTCTGAAGGTTGTCATGGAAACAGCACCAAAGAAAGACAAATCGATTGTGAAAGATCATTTGGTAATTCCTCCGACCACCCTAAGGACAAAGCTCTTTGGCAAGAATCTAGAAGGAG ATCTTCCCATCCAGAGGACAAGGTCACTGCAAAGGTTTCTTGAGAAGCGCAAGGAGAG ATTAGTATCAATATCTCCTTACTTCCCCACATCAGGCTAA
- the LOC125593384 gene encoding phosphatidate phosphatase PAH1-like → MPLVGRAWTQSGVARLFSAIKESGYQLLFLSAPAIVQAYLTRSFLNNLKQDRKALPNGPVVISPDGLFPALYRKVIRRAPHEFKIACLEDIKKLFPEHYNPFYAGYGNRDTDELSYSKVGIPKGKIFIINPKGEVATGHRVDVKKS, encoded by the exons ATGCCTTTGGTTGGAAGGGCCTGGACACAGTCTGGTGTGGCCAGGCTTTTTTCAGCTATAAAG GAGAGTGGATATCAGCTGCTGTTTCTGAGCGCTCCTGCCATTGTTCAGGCATATCTAACAAGAAGTTTCTTAAATAATCTAAAGCAG GACAGAAAAGCTCTACCGAACGGTCCTGTAGTCATTTCACCAGACGGGTTGTTCCCAGCATTGTACCGTAAAG TGATAAGAAGAGCACCTCATGAATTCAAGATCGCATGTTTGGAG GATATCAAGAAGCTTTTCCCAGAGCACTATAACCCGTTCTACGCTGGATATGGAAACAGAGACACTGATGAGCTGAGTTACAGCAAAGTCGGAATCCCCAAGGGAAAGATATTCATAATCAACCCAAAG GGAGAGGTAGCAACAGGACATCGAGTAGATGTCAAGAAGTCTTAA
- the LOC106431924 gene encoding uncharacterized protein LOC106431924 isoform X2 gives MVPDAESSTTLLLSCGFSSSFAFMRLLQRAHHFSAVSEDDDNEDIRLGSDHQVKDKHHQVCRRDCSFMADQEEPRSTTSRLSSKEDDDNNKNNTINNEAEDHEMRQEGWLRLSTGHEDDVKLNIDHVQQHQTDPADRRDSFLELNLFSGGSNREEGVGLTSMSSLLHHQHQPRGMMINPLMFPTRPDQEMIGSWAAAFRTPFVPQNLVQPSSSAASLMPLLRPYFGRSNFQQQLIGNNNNNPDVLAGPSSSFRVIDPPRRPHSGVWFLLQASQNQTREPFLPQIPKSYLRIKDGNMTVRLLKKYLVNKLRLEHESQVFFINLINSLISSKYFFNSSVLDSMNTLLAVTTIV, from the exons ATGGTTCCTGATGCTGAATCCTCCACAACGCTTCTTCTTTCATGTGGGTTTTCTAGTAGTTTCGCTTTTATGAGGTTATTACAAAGGGCTCATCACTTCTCTGCCGTCTCTGAGGACGACGACAACGAAGACATTCGCTTAGGATCTGATCATCAAGTAAAAGATAAACATCACCAAGTTTGTAGGAGAGATTGTAGTTTCATGGCCGATCAAGAAGAGCCGAGGAGTACAACTTCTAGGTTAAGCTCCAAGGAAGACGACGACAACAACAAGAATAATACCATCAACAATGAAGCGGAAGATCATGAGATGAGACAAGAAGGGTGGCTCCGGTTAAGCACTGGCCACGAGGATGATGTTAAACTGAATATTGACCATGTGCAACAACATCAAACCGATCCAGCGGATAGGAGAGACTCTTTTCTAGAGCTTAATCTTTTCTCTGGCGGTTCGAATAGAGAAGAAGGAGTTGGTCTTACATCAATGTCATCTCTCTTACATCATCAGCATCAGCCAAGAGGGATGATGATTAATCCATTGATGTTCCCTACCAGGCCTGATCAGGAGATGATTGGTTCTTGGGCGGCTGCCTTTAGAACGCCTTTTGTCCCACAAAACCTAGTGCAACCATCATCATCAGCTGCTTCTTTGATGCCCTTGCTAAGACCCTACTTTGGCCGCTCCAATTTTCAGCAGCAGTTAATAgggaataataataataatccgGATGTGTTGGCTGGTCCAAGCTCGAGTTTTCGAGTCATTGATCCTCCTAGACGACCCCATTCCGGCGTTTGGTTCCTCCTTCAAGCTTCTCAAAACCA GACAAGAGAACCATTCTTGCCTCAGATCCCAAAGAGCTACTTGAGAATCAA GGACGGGAATATGACTGTTCGactattgaaaaaatatttggtGAATAAGTTGCGATTAGAGCACGAATCCCAggtattttttattaatctcaTCAACTCTTTAATTTCTAGTAAGTATTTCTTTAACTCTAGTGTTCTAGATTCTATGAACACATTGCTTGCCGTAACTACAATCGTCTAA